The following DNA comes from Macaca thibetana thibetana isolate TM-01 chromosome 14, ASM2454274v1, whole genome shotgun sequence.
ATTTGGAAAATCCCTTTGGATCAAAACAGTAGTTGTATTTGTAGACTGCTttataattttccaaatattcttgCTTCACTCATCAAGTATTTATTGTGTCAGGCAATGCACTGCATTCTGCAGATACTAGTGAATAAGACAGAGGCAATCCTTGTCCATTTATGCATTAGATCCTCAAAACCACAGTCCTATAAGGTAGATAAATCtacttgacagatgagaaaactgatgacTGAAGAAGTTACAACTTAAAAGCAGACACTGGAACCTGaggttcaaatatttattgagtgcctttcACGTGCTAGGTGCTATACTAGGAACTGGACATATAGAAATGAagctcagattttaaaaacaaaattgctcTCATGTTGCTTACTTTCTAGTTGTGAGCACTAGAAAGTGTCAAACACATAAAACATCTAATATGTCAGATGGTGAATACACAGAATAATAATCAGAAAGTGGAGATGGGGAGTTCAGGTGCGATTTTGCATAGGGTTACCTGAGAAACCTCTCCAGAAGGTGCTattgagaaaagacagaaaagatggGGAAACTAAAGAATGATATATTTCACAGGGGTCCATTTAGGGTCTTCAAGAAGCCTTTGATTTGCTCAGGGCTTTCCTAACGGCCTCTTTTACCTCCTTGTTTCTCAGGCTATAGATAAGGGGATTCAGCATTGGGGTCACCACGGTGTAGAGCACAGACACCACTCGGTCTCCCTCAGAGGACTGGCCTGTGTTGTCTCGCAGGTACATGAAGATGAGGGTGCCAAAGAAAAGAGCCACGGCAGTGAGGTGGGAGGCGCAGGTGGAGAAGGTCTTGGCCCGGCCTCCAGCAGAGCGGATGTGCAGGATGGCCACGATGATAAACAGGTAGGACACCAAGATCACCAAGATACAGACAGGCATGACAAAAACAGCAAACACAATAATCACCACTTCCTGAGCGTAGCTGTCCCCACAGGAGAGTTTTAATAGAGGAGGGAGGTCACAGAAAATGAAGTTGATTTCATTGTTTCCACAAAAGGAGAGAGTGAAGGCTGTGACCGTTCGAACAAAGGCACTGAAAAAACCAGCAACGTAAGCCCCAGTGACTAAACCCCAGCAGGCCTTCTCGGTCATGATGGTGACATAAAGCAGGGGCTGGCACACGGCCGCGTAGCGGTCATAGGCCATGATGGCCAGGAGGTAGCAGTCGATGGAGGCaaagaaggtgaagaggaagaacTGAGCTGCACAGCGAGCCTGGGAGACGGTTGTGCCGTTCTCCCACAGCACAGCCAGCATCTGAGGGATGATGGTGGACGCGTAGCAGACGTCCACCAAGGAAAGGTGGCTGAGGAAGAAGTACATTGGGGTGTGGAGCCGACGATCTCTGCGGATCAGAAGGATCATGCCTGTGTTCCCTAATGTAGTGGCAAGATAGAAACTCAAAAATACGAGGAAGAGAGGAACCCTCCACTGG
Coding sequences within:
- the LOC126936149 gene encoding olfactory receptor 9Q2, which produces MAERNYTVVTEFFLTAFTERLQWRVPLFLVFLSFYLATTLGNTGMILLIRRDRRLHTPMYFFLSHLSLVDVCYASTIIPQMLAVLWENGTTVSQARCAAQFFLFTFFASIDCYLLAIMAYDRYAAVCQPLLYVTIMTEKACWGLVTGAYVAGFFSAFVRTVTAFTLSFCGNNEINFIFCDLPPLLKLSCGDSYAQEVVIIVFAVFVMPVCILVILVSYLFIIVAILHIRSAGGRAKTFSTCASHLTAVALFFGTLIFMYLRDNTGQSSEGDRVVSVLYTVVTPMLNPLIYSLRNKEVKEAVRKALSKSKAS